One Vespa crabro chromosome 9, iyVesCrab1.2, whole genome shotgun sequence genomic region harbors:
- the LOC124426502 gene encoding T-box transcription factor TBX1 isoform X4: MQEQQEEQRDIGGADCCYQQQWPTQQQHHQQLSMVPSPMQQMEACLQSAGRVKRSRSPNLSKSSLASHASNPPAVAVVVATSSSSSSSTSSADGRNDRNNNNRHHGDHHNNHNNNNNNNNNNHHHHHHHHHHNHHRRRSDEGTEEIGSSKRPLHPALAGAGAALEAKPLWEEFHQLGTEMIVTKAGRRMFPTFQCRLFGLDPNTEYLLVMDFVPCDDKRYRYAFHSSAWVVAGRADPVSPPRIHMHPDSPASGAHWMKQPVSFDKLKLTNNQLDDNGHIILNSMHRYQPRCHVVVAPSPPGSAPDPRTENFKTFSFPETRFTAVTAYQNHRITQLKIASNPFAKGFRDCESDDCETVAVSSAIQNPAKRSAPSGTSNVNANANVLTTSGYPNAIISQGMQIPGLSSQEHHHQFYATATPGPWSTYPPPPPPPPPPHPHHHGQSNPHVNSLHYPHPHPHSHPHPHHTHPGTSLYGPR; encoded by the exons ATGCAAGAGCAGCAAGAAGAACAACGTGATATTGGTGGTGCCGATTGCTGCTACCAACAACAATGGCCGACGCAACAGCAACATCATCAACAATTATCGATGGTACCATCGCCGATGCAACAAATGGAAG CGTGTCTACAAAGCGCAGGAAGAGTAAAACGATCCCGAAGTCCGAATTTAAGTAAGTCGTCTTTGGCGTCGCACGCTTCGAATCCGCCGGCAGTAGCCGTGGTGGTAGcaacatcgtcgtcgtcttcgtcgtccaCCTCTTCCGCGGACGGTCGAAAcgacaggaataataataatcgacatCACGGGgatcatcataataatcataataataataataataataataataataatcatcatcatcatcatcaccatcatcatcacaaTCATCATCGACGTAGAAGCGACGAGGGTACGGAAGAAATTGGTTCATCGAAGAGACCACTTCATCCGGCACTCGCTGGAGCTGGGGCAGCGCTCGAAGCTAAACCGCTTTGGGAAGAATTTCATCAATTGGGAACGGAAATGATCGTTACCAAAGCTGGAAGAAGAATGTTTCCTACTTTTCAG TGTCGACTCTTTGGTTTGGATCCAAATACGGAGTATCTTTTGGTGATGGATTTTGTTCCGTGCGACGACAAGAGATATAGATACGCATTTCACAGCAGCGCCTGGGTAGTCGCTGGTAGGGCCGATCCAGTATCACCACCAAGGATTCACATGCATCCTGATAGTCCTGCCAGCGGAGCCCATTGGATGAAGCAACCGGTCTCTTTTGACAAACTCAAGCTCACTAATAATCAACTCGATGACAACGGCCAT ATCATCTTAAATTCGATGCACCGATATCAACCAAGATGTCACGTTGTAGTCGCACCCTCACCACCAGGTTCAGCGCCAGATCCAAGGACGGAAAACTTCAAGACATTTTCCTTCCCAGAAACGAGATTCACCGCGGTAACGGCCTATCAAAATCATCGTATCACCCAATTGAAAATCGCTAGTAATCCATTCGCTAAAGGATTCCGAGATTGCGAATCCGACGATTGCGAAACCGTAGCGGTATCTTCGGCAATACAAAATCCCGCAAAAAGATCGGCACCGAGTGGCACGAGTAACGTAAACGCAAACGCCAATGTCCTTACAACAAGCGGATATCCGAATGCTATAATATCTCAGGGAATGCAAATACCCGGTTTGTCGAGTCAAGAACATCATCATCAGTTTTACGCGACCGCTACTCCAGGACCTTGGTCCACTTATCCCCCTCCTCCCCCACCCCCGCCGCCACCTCATCCCCATCATCACGGACAATCCAACCCTCATGTCAATTCCCTTCAttatcctcatcctcatcctcattctcatcctcatcctcatcatACCCATCCTGGTACTTCTCTTTATGGACCACGATAA